In a single window of the Chthoniobacterales bacterium genome:
- the rplL gene encoding 50S ribosomal protein L7/L12, producing MADTNAIVDQLSGLTVLEIAGLVKQLEEKWGVSAAAPVAAAAPSAGAGGGAAPAAAEEKTSFEVILKEMGANKIGVIKEVRGAVPGLGLAEAKALVEGAPKTIKEGVTKAEAEEIKKKIEAAGAKVEIK from the coding sequence ATGGCAGATACAAATGCAATCGTGGACCAGCTCAGCGGCCTGACCGTTCTGGAGATCGCCGGCCTGGTGAAACAGCTTGAAGAAAAATGGGGCGTTAGCGCAGCGGCACCGGTCGCGGCGGCAGCTCCGTCAGCCGGCGCGGGCGGCGGTGCGGCTCCGGCAGCGGCGGAAGAGAAGACCTCGTTTGAAGTCATCCTGAAAGAAATGGGCGCGAACAAAATCGGCGTGATCAAGGAAGTGCGCGGCGCGGTCCCGGGCCTCGGCCTGGCGGAAGCCAAGGCGCTCGTCGAAGGCGCTCCCAAGACGATCAAGGAAGGCGTGACCAAGGCGGAAGCCGAAGAGATCAAGAAAAAGATCGAAGCGGCCGGCGCGAAGGTCGAGATCAAGTAA
- the rpoB gene encoding DNA-directed RNA polymerase subunit beta translates to MSERIYFGTIKEGIEPPNLIEVQLNSYVDFLQKDVPFSKRKNSGLQAVFKEVFPIESYDEKATLDFSHYEIGEPKLTALEAQRESQTYSAPLHVTFQLREEKGTKEEKVYMGEIPLMTPQGTFVINGAERVVVSQLHRSPGIAFESSIHLNGKVLYSFRIIPDRGSWIEVQFDTSDLLYIYLDRRKRRRKFLATTFLRALGYGSDEEVIKLFYNIETLKLSEKLGEEELATKVLIADVLDGEVTVARAFEPLTAATVRQIMGLGHKDVKVIDISNDDTVVKALKKDPAHDQEEALKDIYRKLRPGDPPTVANAKALLKRLFFDPKKYDLGRVGRYKINQKLGIDVDLGERIVTDKDFIGAIKYLINLRRGEGTLDDIDHLGSRRVRTVGELLANQCRVGLARTERLVKERMTLFDINIDGMTPQKLINPKALSAVIRDFFGRSQLSQFMDQTNPLAELTHKRRLSALGPGGLSRDRAGFEVRDVHPSHYGRICPIETPEGPNIGLISSMSTFARINEFGFIETPYRKVEKGRVTDQVDYLTGDREENFLVAQANATMDAKGHLTQEKVSVRYRGDFLEVEPSKVHYMDVSPKQLVSVAAGLIPFLEHDDANRALMGSNMQRQGVPLIVSEAPLVGTGLEGKVARDSHAVLISTESGKVASVTADQIVVTKDGHMPEGKRKLKTDLEAGIHVYELRKFMRSNAGTCVNQKPIVKKGQHVKRGQVIADGPNTDQGELALGRNVLVAFMPWNGYNFEDAIMISEKVVKEDIYTSIHIDEFEIGARDTKLGPEEITRDIPNVSEEALRNLGPDGVVRVGAEVKPGDILVGKITPKSETELAPEERLLRAIFGEKAADVKDTSLTVPSGTYGIVMDVKVSSRHEVSREKLTPSETKRQLKTITEDNRKKKEELTEQLTDALSNILLGEKIPLDVVNAETGEIIIPANRKITKTLLRKLATVYDHIEIDPSPIRNKIREIIASYEHKFAELELERERSMDRVESGDDIDPGIIKQVKVFIASKRKLSVGDKMAGRHGNKGVVARIVPEEDMPFLADGTPVEIVLNPLGVPSRMNVGQVLETHLGVAAKALGFKVATPVFDGIAETKIREYLNDAKKKDGFTWVQETGKARLFDGRTGDTFDQEVVVGYIYMMKLGHLVADKIHARAVGPYSLVTQQPLGGKAQYGGQRFGEMEVWALEAYGAAYTLQELLTVKSDDVQGRTRIYESIVKGDNSLEAGTPESFNVLIKEMQSLGLDVKVGGQAPSAFLENVA, encoded by the coding sequence ATGTCGGAACGTATCTACTTCGGAACCATCAAGGAAGGCATCGAGCCTCCAAACCTCATCGAGGTTCAACTCAATTCCTACGTCGATTTCCTCCAGAAGGACGTGCCCTTTTCCAAGCGGAAGAATTCCGGGCTCCAGGCCGTGTTCAAGGAAGTGTTTCCGATCGAAAGCTACGACGAGAAAGCGACCCTTGATTTCAGCCATTATGAAATCGGCGAACCGAAACTGACCGCGCTCGAAGCGCAGCGCGAAAGCCAGACCTACAGCGCACCGCTCCACGTGACCTTTCAGCTCCGGGAAGAGAAGGGGACCAAGGAAGAGAAAGTTTACATGGGCGAGATCCCGCTCATGACGCCGCAGGGAACGTTCGTCATCAACGGCGCGGAACGCGTGGTGGTGAGCCAGCTCCATCGTTCGCCCGGTATCGCCTTCGAATCGAGCATCCATCTCAACGGCAAGGTCCTCTACAGCTTCCGGATCATTCCGGACCGCGGTTCGTGGATCGAAGTGCAATTCGACACCAGCGACCTGCTTTACATTTACCTCGACCGCCGCAAACGCCGGCGGAAATTTCTCGCCACCACTTTCCTTCGCGCCCTCGGTTACGGGTCCGACGAGGAAGTCATCAAACTTTTCTACAACATTGAGACGCTGAAGCTGAGTGAAAAACTCGGCGAAGAAGAACTCGCGACCAAGGTGTTGATCGCGGACGTCCTCGACGGCGAGGTGACGGTGGCGCGCGCCTTCGAACCGCTCACGGCCGCGACCGTGCGCCAGATCATGGGCCTTGGGCACAAGGACGTGAAGGTGATCGATATCTCGAACGACGACACCGTCGTGAAGGCGCTGAAGAAAGATCCGGCCCACGACCAGGAAGAGGCGTTGAAAGATATTTACCGCAAGCTGCGCCCCGGCGATCCGCCGACGGTGGCGAACGCGAAGGCGCTGTTGAAGCGGCTCTTTTTCGACCCGAAGAAGTACGATCTCGGGCGGGTTGGCCGTTACAAGATCAACCAGAAGCTCGGGATCGACGTCGATCTCGGCGAGCGTATCGTCACGGACAAGGATTTCATCGGCGCGATCAAATACCTGATCAACCTCCGCCGCGGCGAAGGCACTTTGGACGACATCGATCACCTCGGCAGCCGCCGGGTCCGGACGGTGGGCGAGTTGCTCGCCAACCAGTGCCGCGTCGGGCTCGCCCGGACGGAACGCCTCGTCAAAGAGCGCATGACGTTGTTCGACATCAACATCGACGGCATGACTCCGCAGAAGTTGATCAACCCCAAGGCGCTCAGCGCCGTGATCCGCGATTTCTTCGGCCGCTCGCAGCTGTCCCAGTTCATGGATCAGACGAATCCGCTGGCGGAGCTGACCCACAAACGCCGCCTCTCTGCCCTCGGGCCAGGCGGGTTGAGCCGCGATCGCGCGGGCTTCGAGGTCCGCGACGTCCACCCGTCGCACTACGGACGGATTTGCCCGATCGAAACGCCGGAAGGCCCCAACATCGGTCTCATCAGCTCGATGAGCACGTTTGCCCGGATCAACGAGTTCGGATTTATCGAAACGCCCTATCGTAAAGTCGAGAAGGGCCGGGTCACTGACCAGGTCGATTATTTGACCGGAGATCGCGAAGAAAATTTCCTCGTGGCCCAGGCCAACGCGACCATGGACGCAAAGGGCCATCTCACCCAGGAGAAGGTCTCGGTCCGTTATCGCGGCGACTTTTTGGAAGTTGAGCCCTCGAAAGTCCACTACATGGACGTGTCGCCGAAGCAGCTGGTTTCGGTCGCCGCCGGCCTGATTCCGTTCCTCGAGCATGACGACGCGAACCGCGCGCTCATGGGCTCGAACATGCAACGCCAGGGCGTGCCGCTGATTGTCTCGGAAGCACCGCTGGTCGGAACCGGATTGGAAGGCAAAGTCGCGCGCGATTCGCACGCGGTCTTGATTTCAACTGAGAGCGGGAAGGTGGCGTCGGTCACGGCGGACCAGATCGTGGTCACGAAGGACGGGCACATGCCGGAAGGCAAACGCAAGCTCAAGACCGATCTCGAAGCGGGGATCCACGTTTATGAGCTGCGCAAGTTCATGCGCTCGAATGCGGGCACTTGTGTGAACCAGAAGCCGATCGTGAAGAAGGGCCAGCATGTAAAGCGTGGCCAGGTGATCGCCGACGGCCCGAACACCGACCAGGGCGAGCTCGCGCTCGGCCGGAACGTGCTCGTCGCGTTCATGCCCTGGAACGGCTACAACTTCGAAGACGCCATCATGATCTCGGAGAAGGTCGTGAAGGAAGACATTTACACTTCGATTCATATCGATGAATTCGAGATCGGCGCCCGCGACACCAAGCTGGGGCCGGAAGAAATCACGCGCGACATTCCGAATGTCAGCGAGGAAGCGTTGCGCAACCTCGGGCCGGACGGCGTGGTCCGCGTCGGCGCGGAAGTGAAGCCGGGCGACATTCTCGTGGGCAAAATCACGCCCAAGAGCGAAACGGAGCTGGCGCCGGAAGAGCGTTTGCTTCGTGCCATCTTCGGGGAAAAAGCAGCCGACGTGAAGGACACGTCGCTGACCGTTCCGTCGGGCACCTACGGTATCGTCATGGACGTGAAGGTTTCGTCGCGGCACGAAGTTTCACGCGAAAAGCTGACGCCTTCGGAGACGAAACGGCAGCTCAAGACGATCACGGAAGATAATCGTAAGAAGAAAGAAGAGCTGACCGAGCAACTGACGGACGCGCTCTCAAACATCCTGCTGGGCGAGAAAATTCCGCTCGACGTGGTGAACGCCGAGACCGGCGAAATCATCATTCCCGCGAACCGGAAGATCACCAAGACGCTCCTGCGCAAACTCGCGACGGTTTACGATCACATCGAAATCGATCCGAGCCCGATCCGGAACAAGATCCGGGAAATCATTGCTTCCTACGAACACAAGTTCGCGGAGCTCGAGCTCGAGCGGGAACGCTCAATGGACCGCGTGGAAAGCGGCGACGATATCGACCCGGGCATCATCAAGCAGGTCAAGGTTTTCATCGCCAGCAAACGCAAGCTCAGTGTCGGCGACAAGATGGCGGGACGTCACGGGAACAAGGGCGTCGTTGCCCGAATCGTGCCGGAAGAAGACATGCCGTTCCTCGCGGACGGAACTCCGGTTGAGATCGTGCTCAATCCGCTCGGCGTGCCGAGCCGTATGAATGTCGGCCAGGTTCTCGAGACTCACCTTGGCGTGGCGGCAAAAGCGCTTGGCTTCAAGGTTGCGACCCCGGTTTTCGACGGTATCGCCGAGACGAAAATCCGCGAATATCTGAACGACGCGAAAAAGAAGGACGGTTTCACCTGGGTCCAGGAAACGGGCAAGGCGCGGCTGTTCGACGGCCGGACTGGCGACACTTTCGATCAGGAAGTGGTGGTCGGTTACATCTACATGATGAAACTGGGCCACCTCGTGGCCGACAAGATTCACGCTCGCGCGGTCGGACCGTATTCGCTCGTCACCCAGCAGCCGTTGGGCGGCAAGGCGCAATACGGCGGCCAGCGTTTCGGCGAGATGGAAGTCTGGGCGCTCGAAGCCTACGGCGCCGCTTACACCCTGCAGGAATTGCTCACGGTGAAGTCGGACGACGTGCAGGGACGCACGCGCATCTACGAGTCCATCGTCAAAGGTGACAACTCGCTCGAGGCGGGCACACCGGAATCTTTCAACGTGTTAATCAAGGAAATGCAGTCGTTAGGCCTCGACGTGAAAGTCGGCGGCCAGGCGCCGAGCGCTTTCCTGGAAAACGTGGCGTAA